GAGTGCGGCGAGTAGAAAAATAACCTCGTTTTTCATAAATCACACCTTTAGAATTATGTTCTAAAGAAATAATATATTAGATTAGTATGAATAAATTGATCTTGATCAATTTTCCGGGTTATGCGGATTTTTATCCTTTAGAATCAACACTATCAAGAAATGTAAAGCTTGTGAAGGAAATCAAACATTGTTATCTGATAAATTTTGTCAACTGCGGTTGTCTAAATTATATGAAAGCGGCGTTTATCAGCGTCTTCGTGTACTCATTCACCGGGGATGACAAAACAGCCTCTGTCAGGCCTTCCTCAACCTTTTCGCCGTTTTTCATCACTATAACCCCGTGACAGAGTGAACGCACCAGATGCAGGTCGTGGCTGATGAAAATATATGACATATTATAGGTTTTCTGCAAACCTGCCAGAAGATCCATCACCTGAAACTGAACACTGCGGTCAAGGGATGAGGTAGGTTCATCAAAAATAACAAGCTTAGGGCGGAGTATCACCGCTCTGGCTATGGCTATCCTCTGGCGCTGACCGCCTGAAAACTCATGGGGATAGCGGTTCATCACGTCAAAAGGCAGCCCGACATCCTCCAATGCTCTGCGGGCGGCCTGTTCCGTCTTCTCTCTGTCCTTTTCACCGTGGGCAGTGAGCCCTTCTGCCACTATCATTCCCACGGTCATCCTTGGGTTAAGACTGCCGAACGGGTCCTGAAACACAGCCTGAATATGCCGCCTTCTGTTTCTCAGCGCATCCGGTTTAAGGGCGGAAAACTCCCCGTCCATAAACATAACCCTGCCGGAAGATGGTATAAGCCGCAAAACAGCCTTCATTATTGATGTTTTGCCTGAGCCGGACTCACCGACTATGCCGAGGCTCTGCCCCTCTCTCACGCAGAAGGAGACAGACTTTACCGCAGCCACATCATTCTTTTTGCCGAATTTTGCCCTGCCCTTATAGGTTACGGAGAGATTTTCGGCGCTCAGCACAACGTCTCCCGCTGTTACGGGTTCACTGATTTTAACATCGCCCCTGCTCACCAGCTCCGCGGTGTATATGTGTTCGGGGCTGCGGAAAATTTTCTCAGTGCTCCCCACTTCCGCCACGTACCCGTCCTTGACCACCACAACTCTGTCCGCGTAGGCTCTCACCACGCCAAGGTCATGGGTAATCAGCAGAACGGACATGTTCAGCTTGGCCTTAAGCTCCGCCAGAAGGTCAAGAATCTGTTTCTGCACAGTCACATCAAGGGCGGTTGTGGGCTCATCCGCTATGAGCAGCTTGGGACTTGAGGCCAGAGCGGCGGCTATCATTATCCTCTGCCTTTCACCGCCGGAAAAGCAGTGCGGAAAGTCTCCCAGACGCTTTTCGGGGTTTCTTATGCCGACAAGGCTCAGAAGCTCCAGAGCACGCCGTGCGGAATCCGCCCTGTTCATCCCCTCCACCGCGGTGAGGCGCTCGGTTATCTGTTTTTCTATGTTATGCAGCGGGTTAAGGGAAACCATGGGCTCCTGAAAGATATAGCCTATCTCCCCGCCCCTCACCCTGCGGAGGGTGTTTTCATCCGCATCGGTGAGTTCAAGCCCGTCAAAGACTACGCTTCCGTCTTCTATCACCGCTCCGGCATGCTTCATCAGCCCTGTTATGCTCTGAGCGCATACAGATTTCCCTGAGCCGGACTCACCTACCACAGCCAGTGTCTCACCCTGATTCATGTGAAAGCTGAAATTTTTTACAGCCTCCACCCTGCCCGCTTCCGTATTGAATGTTACTTTCAGATTTTTTATTTCAAGGAGTTTATCCGTCATTTTCTGTTACCTGTGTATCTGGGATCGAGAGCGTCACGCATCCCCTCCCCTATGAAAACCAGCAGACTCAGCATAAGCGAAACCGTCACAAAAGCTGAAATACCAAGCCACGGGGCATGCAGATTCGACTTGCCCGCCGCAAGCAGTTCACCTATGGAAGGCGAACCCGGAGGCATGCCGAAACCTAGGAAATCAAGGGAGGTAAGAACACCTATGGAGCCGCTGAGTATGAACGGCAGGAATGTCATGGCGGCAACAAGGGCATTGGGGAGTATGTGGCGGAACATTATGACCGAGTCCCGCACGCCGAGAACACGCGCCGCCTGTACATATTCAAGCTCCCGCCCTTTGAGGAACTCAGCCCGCACCACGCCCACAAGGCTCATCCACCCGAAGACTGACATCAAGAGAAGCAGCCACCAGAACCCCGGCCTGATCATGCTGCTGGCAAGAATAAGCAGATACAGCATGGGAATGCCCGACCATACCTCCATGAACCTCTGCCCCCAGAGATCCACTCTTCCGCCGTAGTACCCCTGCAAAGCGCCCACAAGCACGCCTATTACGGATGTAACAAGCGTGAGCATGAACCCGAACAGTACGGAAAGCCGGAAACCGTAAAGAAGCCTCGCAAAAACATCCCTCCCCTGATCGTCAAGCCCCAGAGGGTTGGAAAGGGACGGCGGTGTCGGCGGCGGTGTGTCAGTGTCGTAATTTATGGTGTCGTAGCTGTAGCGTACCGGAGTCCAGACTGCCCAGCCGTTCTCCTCTATTGATTCCAGCATGAACGGATCACGGTAGTCCGCCTCGGTATCGAAAAAACCGCCGAACTCGCTCTCTGTATATGTGAACAGAACCGGAAAATACAGCTTTCCGTTGTATGACATTATAAGGGGCTTATCATTGGCTATTATCTCCGCGCAGAGGCTCATCAGAAACAGAAAGGAGAACATGATAAGCGAGTACCATGCCCGCCTGTTGTAGCAG
The genomic region above belongs to Geovibrio ferrireducens and contains:
- a CDS encoding ABC transporter permease gives rise to the protein MRISPLTERRLRRFCYNRRAWYSLIMFSFLFLMSLCAEIIANDKPLIMSYNGKLYFPVLFTYTESEFGGFFDTEADYRDPFMLESIEENGWAVWTPVRYSYDTINYDTDTPPPTPPSLSNPLGLDDQGRDVFARLLYGFRLSVLFGFMLTLVTSVIGVLVGALQGYYGGRVDLWGQRFMEVWSGIPMLYLLILASSMIRPGFWWLLLLMSVFGWMSLVGVVRAEFLKGRELEYVQAARVLGVRDSVIMFRHILPNALVAAMTFLPFILSGSIGVLTSLDFLGFGMPPGSPSIGELLAAGKSNLHAPWLGISAFVTVSLMLSLLVFIGEGMRDALDPRYTGNRK
- a CDS encoding ABC transporter ATP-binding protein; protein product: MTDKLLEIKNLKVTFNTEAGRVEAVKNFSFHMNQGETLAVVGESGSGKSVCAQSITGLMKHAGAVIEDGSVVFDGLELTDADENTLRRVRGGEIGYIFQEPMVSLNPLHNIEKQITERLTAVEGMNRADSARRALELLSLVGIRNPEKRLGDFPHCFSGGERQRIMIAAALASSPKLLIADEPTTALDVTVQKQILDLLAELKAKLNMSVLLITHDLGVVRAYADRVVVVKDGYVAEVGSTEKIFRSPEHIYTAELVSRGDVKISEPVTAGDVVLSAENLSVTYKGRAKFGKKNDVAAVKSVSFCVREGQSLGIVGESGSGKTSIMKAVLRLIPSSGRVMFMDGEFSALKPDALRNRRRHIQAVFQDPFGSLNPRMTVGMIVAEGLTAHGEKDREKTEQAARRALEDVGLPFDVMNRYPHEFSGGQRQRIAIARAVILRPKLVIFDEPTSSLDRSVQFQVMDLLAGLQKTYNMSYIFISHDLHLVRSLCHGVIVMKNGEKVEEGLTEAVLSSPVNEYTKTLINAAFI